From the genome of Tachysurus fulvidraco isolate hzauxx_2018 chromosome 20, HZAU_PFXX_2.0, whole genome shotgun sequence, one region includes:
- the sgtb gene encoding small glutamine-rich tetratricopeptide repeat-containing protein beta isoform X2: MAVEKRLAYSIVQFLRDQTHSGSLNSDEQESLEVAIQCLETTFKFSSSDAQLAATQPLTEIFLNALLKNDIVVSPSAEDMERAEQLKNEGNNHMREENHSCALDCYTKAIHLDQRNAVYFCNRAAAHSKLGNYTEAIGDCERAIAFDPTYSKAYGRMGLALAAMGKFPEAISYFKKALVLDPENDTYKSNLKTAEQKKTETSSSTVSRLGFDMASLINNPAFISMAASVMQNQQVQQLMSGMMSSAVRGPAAGVGGMSDISSLIEAGQQFAQQIQQQNPELIEQLRNHIRSQSFSGSPEERS, translated from the exons ATGGCCGTGGAAAAGCGCTTGGCGTATTCCATCGTGCAGTTCCTCAGAGACCAGACACATTCAGGGTCACTGAACTCTGACGAGCAGGAAAGCCTCGAAG TCGCAATACAGTGTTTAGAGACGACGTTTAAGTTCAGCTCCAGTGATGCTCAGCTCGCAGCTACGCAACCGCTCACTGAGATCTTCCTCAACGCTCTGCTCAAG AATGACATCGTCGTGTCTCCGTCTGCTGAGGACATGGAGAGAGCCGAGCAGCTGAAAAATGAAG GAAACAACCACATGAGGGAGGAAAACCACAGCTGTGCACTGGACTGTTACACAAAAGCCATCCATCTGGACCAAAGAAATGCAGTTTACTTTTGTAACag ggctGCAGCACACAGTAAACTGGGAAATTACACGGAAGCGATTGGAGACTGTGAGCGCGCCATCGCATTCGACCCGACGTACAGTAAAGCTTACGGACGAATGGG ATTAGCGCTGGCTGCCATGGGCAAGTTTCCGGAGGCCATCAGTTACTTTAAGAAGGCGCTGGTGCTGGACCCGGAAAATGACACGTACAAATCCAACTTAAAGACCGCTGAGCAAAAGAAGACAGAAACCTCGAGCTCG ACGGTGTCCAGACTGGGCTTCGACATGGCGAGTCTCATCAACAACCCAGCGTTCATAAGCATG GCTGCCAGCGTGATGCAGAACCAGCAGGTTCAGCAGCT GATGTCGGGAATGATGTCGAGCGCAGTGAGAGGTCCAGCAGCAGGAGTCGGGGGGATGTCGGATATCTCCAGCCTGATTGAAGC tgggCAGCAGTTTGCTCAGCAGATTCAGCAGCAGAACCCAGAGTTGATAGAACAGTTGAGGAACCACATCcgcagtcagtcattcagtggCAGTCCTGAGGAACGCTCCTGA
- the nln gene encoding neurolysin, mitochondrial isoform X4, translating into MTLLNALDISAKSCSGFCENRSELRWDLSPEQIGQRTERLIRRISHAYDSVAAVDVEKVCYENTLQVLAEAKLDYAVFSCDFHSASRHMLDFPQYVSPCKDVRSASTEADKRLSEFDVEMNMRSDVFQRLLSLQERWCNDLFPESRRFVERLIKLGRRNGLHLSADVQEEIKKLSKRISELSIDFNRNVNEDHTELMFSSEELSGLAESYLNSLERTEDGQYRVTLMYPHYFPLMKRCHVPETRRKMEAAFHSRCKEVNTEVLEQLIELRAKVAKLLGFSSHANYVLEMNMAKNSNTVSHFLDELYEKLKPVGQKERQYLLLLKQAECERRGLDFDGQLHAWDLPYYMNQVEQVKFAVDKDKLIEYFPLEVVTEGLLGIYQDLLGLRFHQVQNPNVWHDSVKLYTVLDSTSGEEIGHFYLDLHPREGKYSHAACFSLRPGCLGPDGKRVVPVAAMVANFTKPSRNWPSLLQHHEVETFFHEFGHVMHELCSRTRYAEFSGTLVETDFVEVPSQMLENWVWEKEPLRRMSRHYIDGSSIPDNLLDKLIVSRVANTGLMNLRQIMLSKLDQSLHTKSSADTVTEFSKHCKEILGVSATPGTNMTASFCHLAGGYDGQYYSYLWSEVYSMDMFFSRFKHEGIINPKVGKEYRRKVLEAGGSVDGMEILERFLGREPCQDAFFQCKGLANQCNIYT; encoded by the exons ATGACTCTGCTAAATGCTCTGGATATTTCAGCTAAAAGCTGTTCAGGTTTCTGTGAGAACCGGAGCGAGCTGAGGTGGGACCTGAGTCCTGAGCAGATTGGGCAGCGGACAGAGAGGCTGATACGGAGGATATCACATGCGTACGACTCGGTGGCTGCAGTGGACGTGGAGAAGGTGTGTTATGAGAACACGCTGCAGGTTCTAGCAGAGGCCAAGCTGGATTACGCTG TTTTTTCCTGTGATTTCCACTCAGCGTCCCGGCACATGCTGGATTTCCCTCAGTACGTCTCCCCGTGTAAAGACGTGCGATCTGCGAGCACTGAGGCAGACAAACGCCTGTCTGAGTTTGACGTGGAGATGAATATGAGATCAGATGTGTTCCAAAGACTCCTATCACTGCAG GAAAGGTGGTGTAATGATTTATTCCCAGAGTCGAGGAGGTTTGTGGAGCGTCTGATTAAACTGGGTAGAAGAAATGGACTGCATCTGTCTGCTGATGTGCAAGAG GAGATCAAAAAACTTTCTAAAAGAATAAGTGAACTTTCAATAGATTTCAACCGGAATGTTAATGAAGACCACACAGAGCTGATGTTCTCCTCAGAGGAGCTGA GTGGTCTGGCAGAGAGTTACTTAAACAGCTTGGAGAGGACGGAGGACGGGCAGTACAGAGTGACACTGATGTACCCACACTATTTCCCTCTAATGAAGAGGTGTCATGTTCCAGAGACCAGGAGGAAGATGGAGGCAGCTTTTCACAGCAGGTGTAAAGAG GTGAATACAGAAGTCCTTGAACAGCTGATTGAGTTGCGTGCGAAGGTGGCTAAGCTGCTGGGTTTTAGCAGTCATGCTAACTATGTGCTGGAGATGAACATGGCCAAGAACTCCAACACCGTGTCACACTTCCTCG ATGAGTTGTATGAGAAGTTGAAGCCAGTAGGTCAGAAGGAGCGTCAGTACCTCCTCTTACTCAAACAGGCTGAGTGTGAGAGGCGGGGCCTGGACTTTGATGGACAGCTGCATGCATGGGATCTGCCGTACTACATGAATCAGGTGGAGCAGGTGAAGTTTGCGGTGGATAAGGACAAGCTGATCGAGTATTTCCCACTGGAGGTGGTGACTGAGGGTCTGCTGGGGATCTACCAGGATCTCCTGGGGCTTCGCTTCCACCAAGTCCAAAACCCTAACGTGTGGCACGATAGCGTGAAGCTCTACACTGTACTCGACTCCACCTCAGGCGAGGAGATAGGACACTTCTATCTGGACCTCCATCCCAG AGAAGGGAAGTATAGTCACGCAGCGTGTTTTAGTTTGCGGCCCGGGTGTCTCGGTCCTGATGGGAAGCGTGTAGTTCCAGTGGCAGCCATGGTGGCCAACTTCACCAAACCTTCACGTAACTGGCCATCTCTACTGCAGCACCACGAAGTGGAGACCTTCTTTCACGAGTTCGGTCACGTGATGCACGAGTTGTGCTCCAGG actcGCTATGCGGAGTTCAGCGGCACGCTGGTGGAGACGGACTTTGTGGAGGTTCCTTCTCAGATGCTGGAGAACTGGGTGTGGGAGAAGGAGCCACTACGGAGGATGTCTCGCCACTACATTGATGGCAGCTCCATTCCTGACAACCTGCTGGACAAACTTATTGTCTCCAGAGTGGCTAACACTG gtctgATGAACCTCAGACAAATCATGCTCAGTAAATTGGACCAGTCGCTTCACACCAAGTCTTCTGCTGACACAGTGACTGAGTTCTCCAAACACTGTAAGGAGATATTAGGAGTCTCAGCCACTCCAG GGACAAACATGACGGCTAGTTTCTGTCACCTGGCTGGAGGTTATGATGGTCAATATTACAGCTACCTGTGGAGTGAAGTTTACTCCATGGACATGTTCTTTAGCCGCTTCAAACACGAAGGAATCATCAACCCCAAA gtaggtAAGGAGTACAGAAGAAAGGTTCTGGAGGCCGGTGGCTCGGTAGATGGGATGGAGATCTTGGAGAGGTTTCTGGGCCGTGAACCCTGTCAGGATGCATTTTTTCAGTGTAAAGGACTCGCAAATCAGTGTAACATTTACACTTGA
- the sgtb gene encoding small glutamine-rich tetratricopeptide repeat-containing protein beta isoform X1, with protein sequence MREGGSTTITTTTTTTTTMSRVLLDSMAVEKRLAYSIVQFLRDQTHSGSLNSDEQESLEVAIQCLETTFKFSSSDAQLAATQPLTEIFLNALLKNDIVVSPSAEDMERAEQLKNEGNNHMREENHSCALDCYTKAIHLDQRNAVYFCNRAAAHSKLGNYTEAIGDCERAIAFDPTYSKAYGRMGLALAAMGKFPEAISYFKKALVLDPENDTYKSNLKTAEQKKTETSSSTVSRLGFDMASLINNPAFISMAASVMQNQQVQQLMSGMMSSAVRGPAAGVGGMSDISSLIEAGQQFAQQIQQQNPELIEQLRNHIRSQSFSGSPEERS encoded by the exons ATGAGGGAGGGGGGCagcaccaccatcaccaccaccacaacaacaacaacaacaatgtcaCG AGTTCTCTTGGACAGCATGGCCGTGGAAAAGCGCTTGGCGTATTCCATCGTGCAGTTCCTCAGAGACCAGACACATTCAGGGTCACTGAACTCTGACGAGCAGGAAAGCCTCGAAG TCGCAATACAGTGTTTAGAGACGACGTTTAAGTTCAGCTCCAGTGATGCTCAGCTCGCAGCTACGCAACCGCTCACTGAGATCTTCCTCAACGCTCTGCTCAAG AATGACATCGTCGTGTCTCCGTCTGCTGAGGACATGGAGAGAGCCGAGCAGCTGAAAAATGAAG GAAACAACCACATGAGGGAGGAAAACCACAGCTGTGCACTGGACTGTTACACAAAAGCCATCCATCTGGACCAAAGAAATGCAGTTTACTTTTGTAACag ggctGCAGCACACAGTAAACTGGGAAATTACACGGAAGCGATTGGAGACTGTGAGCGCGCCATCGCATTCGACCCGACGTACAGTAAAGCTTACGGACGAATGGG ATTAGCGCTGGCTGCCATGGGCAAGTTTCCGGAGGCCATCAGTTACTTTAAGAAGGCGCTGGTGCTGGACCCGGAAAATGACACGTACAAATCCAACTTAAAGACCGCTGAGCAAAAGAAGACAGAAACCTCGAGCTCG ACGGTGTCCAGACTGGGCTTCGACATGGCGAGTCTCATCAACAACCCAGCGTTCATAAGCATG GCTGCCAGCGTGATGCAGAACCAGCAGGTTCAGCAGCT GATGTCGGGAATGATGTCGAGCGCAGTGAGAGGTCCAGCAGCAGGAGTCGGGGGGATGTCGGATATCTCCAGCCTGATTGAAGC tgggCAGCAGTTTGCTCAGCAGATTCAGCAGCAGAACCCAGAGTTGATAGAACAGTTGAGGAACCACATCcgcagtcagtcattcagtggCAGTCCTGAGGAACGCTCCTGA
- the nln gene encoding neurolysin, mitochondrial isoform X2 — protein MMFLRMCVSRTGTRVFGIHSRLRMTLLNALDISAKSCSGFCENRSELRWDLSPEQIGQRTERLIRRISHAYDSVAAVDVEKVCYENTLQVLAEAKLDYAVFSCDFHSASRHMLDFPQYVSPCKDVRSASTEADKRLSEFDVEMNMRSDVFQRLLSLQERWCNDLFPESRRFVERLIKLGRRNGLHLSADVQEEIKKLSKRISELSIDFNRNVNEDHTELMFSSEELSGLAESYLNSLERTEDGQYRVTLMYPHYFPLMKRCHVPETRRKMEAAFHSRCKEVNTEVLEQLIELRAKVAKLLGFSSHANYVLEMNMAKNSNTVSHFLDELYEKLKPVGQKERQYLLLLKQAECERRGLDFDGQLHAWDLPYYMNQVEQVKFAVDKDKLIEYFPLEVVTEGLLGIYQDLLGLRFHQVQNPNVWHDSVKLYTVLDSTSGEEIGHFYLDLHPREGKYSHAACFSLRPGCLGPDGKRVVPVAAMVANFTKPSRNWPSLLQHHEVETFFHEFGHVMHELCSRTRYAEFSGTLVETDFVEVPSQMLENWVWEKEPLRRMSRHYIDGSSIPDNLLDKLIVSRVANTGLMNLRQIMLSKLDQSLHTKSSADTVTEFSKHCKEILGVSATPGTNMTASFCHLAGGYDGQYYSYLWSEVYSMDMFFSRFKHEGIINPKVGKEYRRKVLEAGGSVDGMEILERFLGREPCQDAFFQCKGLANQCNIYT, from the exons ATGATGTTCctcagaatgtgtgtgagcagaACCGGGACCAG ggTGTTTGGTATCCACTCAAGGCTCAGAATGACTCTGCTAAATGCTCTGGATATTTCAGCTAAAAGCTGTTCAGGTTTCTGTGAGAACCGGAGCGAGCTGAGGTGGGACCTGAGTCCTGAGCAGATTGGGCAGCGGACAGAGAGGCTGATACGGAGGATATCACATGCGTACGACTCGGTGGCTGCAGTGGACGTGGAGAAGGTGTGTTATGAGAACACGCTGCAGGTTCTAGCAGAGGCCAAGCTGGATTACGCTG TTTTTTCCTGTGATTTCCACTCAGCGTCCCGGCACATGCTGGATTTCCCTCAGTACGTCTCCCCGTGTAAAGACGTGCGATCTGCGAGCACTGAGGCAGACAAACGCCTGTCTGAGTTTGACGTGGAGATGAATATGAGATCAGATGTGTTCCAAAGACTCCTATCACTGCAG GAAAGGTGGTGTAATGATTTATTCCCAGAGTCGAGGAGGTTTGTGGAGCGTCTGATTAAACTGGGTAGAAGAAATGGACTGCATCTGTCTGCTGATGTGCAAGAG GAGATCAAAAAACTTTCTAAAAGAATAAGTGAACTTTCAATAGATTTCAACCGGAATGTTAATGAAGACCACACAGAGCTGATGTTCTCCTCAGAGGAGCTGA GTGGTCTGGCAGAGAGTTACTTAAACAGCTTGGAGAGGACGGAGGACGGGCAGTACAGAGTGACACTGATGTACCCACACTATTTCCCTCTAATGAAGAGGTGTCATGTTCCAGAGACCAGGAGGAAGATGGAGGCAGCTTTTCACAGCAGGTGTAAAGAG GTGAATACAGAAGTCCTTGAACAGCTGATTGAGTTGCGTGCGAAGGTGGCTAAGCTGCTGGGTTTTAGCAGTCATGCTAACTATGTGCTGGAGATGAACATGGCCAAGAACTCCAACACCGTGTCACACTTCCTCG ATGAGTTGTATGAGAAGTTGAAGCCAGTAGGTCAGAAGGAGCGTCAGTACCTCCTCTTACTCAAACAGGCTGAGTGTGAGAGGCGGGGCCTGGACTTTGATGGACAGCTGCATGCATGGGATCTGCCGTACTACATGAATCAGGTGGAGCAGGTGAAGTTTGCGGTGGATAAGGACAAGCTGATCGAGTATTTCCCACTGGAGGTGGTGACTGAGGGTCTGCTGGGGATCTACCAGGATCTCCTGGGGCTTCGCTTCCACCAAGTCCAAAACCCTAACGTGTGGCACGATAGCGTGAAGCTCTACACTGTACTCGACTCCACCTCAGGCGAGGAGATAGGACACTTCTATCTGGACCTCCATCCCAG AGAAGGGAAGTATAGTCACGCAGCGTGTTTTAGTTTGCGGCCCGGGTGTCTCGGTCCTGATGGGAAGCGTGTAGTTCCAGTGGCAGCCATGGTGGCCAACTTCACCAAACCTTCACGTAACTGGCCATCTCTACTGCAGCACCACGAAGTGGAGACCTTCTTTCACGAGTTCGGTCACGTGATGCACGAGTTGTGCTCCAGG actcGCTATGCGGAGTTCAGCGGCACGCTGGTGGAGACGGACTTTGTGGAGGTTCCTTCTCAGATGCTGGAGAACTGGGTGTGGGAGAAGGAGCCACTACGGAGGATGTCTCGCCACTACATTGATGGCAGCTCCATTCCTGACAACCTGCTGGACAAACTTATTGTCTCCAGAGTGGCTAACACTG gtctgATGAACCTCAGACAAATCATGCTCAGTAAATTGGACCAGTCGCTTCACACCAAGTCTTCTGCTGACACAGTGACTGAGTTCTCCAAACACTGTAAGGAGATATTAGGAGTCTCAGCCACTCCAG GGACAAACATGACGGCTAGTTTCTGTCACCTGGCTGGAGGTTATGATGGTCAATATTACAGCTACCTGTGGAGTGAAGTTTACTCCATGGACATGTTCTTTAGCCGCTTCAAACACGAAGGAATCATCAACCCCAAA gtaggtAAGGAGTACAGAAGAAAGGTTCTGGAGGCCGGTGGCTCGGTAGATGGGATGGAGATCTTGGAGAGGTTTCTGGGCCGTGAACCCTGTCAGGATGCATTTTTTCAGTGTAAAGGACTCGCAAATCAGTGTAACATTTACACTTGA
- the nln gene encoding neurolysin, mitochondrial isoform X1: protein MMFLRMCVSRTGTRYGVFGIHSRLRMTLLNALDISAKSCSGFCENRSELRWDLSPEQIGQRTERLIRRISHAYDSVAAVDVEKVCYENTLQVLAEAKLDYAVFSCDFHSASRHMLDFPQYVSPCKDVRSASTEADKRLSEFDVEMNMRSDVFQRLLSLQERWCNDLFPESRRFVERLIKLGRRNGLHLSADVQEEIKKLSKRISELSIDFNRNVNEDHTELMFSSEELSGLAESYLNSLERTEDGQYRVTLMYPHYFPLMKRCHVPETRRKMEAAFHSRCKEVNTEVLEQLIELRAKVAKLLGFSSHANYVLEMNMAKNSNTVSHFLDELYEKLKPVGQKERQYLLLLKQAECERRGLDFDGQLHAWDLPYYMNQVEQVKFAVDKDKLIEYFPLEVVTEGLLGIYQDLLGLRFHQVQNPNVWHDSVKLYTVLDSTSGEEIGHFYLDLHPREGKYSHAACFSLRPGCLGPDGKRVVPVAAMVANFTKPSRNWPSLLQHHEVETFFHEFGHVMHELCSRTRYAEFSGTLVETDFVEVPSQMLENWVWEKEPLRRMSRHYIDGSSIPDNLLDKLIVSRVANTGLMNLRQIMLSKLDQSLHTKSSADTVTEFSKHCKEILGVSATPGTNMTASFCHLAGGYDGQYYSYLWSEVYSMDMFFSRFKHEGIINPKVGKEYRRKVLEAGGSVDGMEILERFLGREPCQDAFFQCKGLANQCNIYT from the exons ATGATGTTCctcagaatgtgtgtgagcagaACCGGGACCAGGTACGG ggTGTTTGGTATCCACTCAAGGCTCAGAATGACTCTGCTAAATGCTCTGGATATTTCAGCTAAAAGCTGTTCAGGTTTCTGTGAGAACCGGAGCGAGCTGAGGTGGGACCTGAGTCCTGAGCAGATTGGGCAGCGGACAGAGAGGCTGATACGGAGGATATCACATGCGTACGACTCGGTGGCTGCAGTGGACGTGGAGAAGGTGTGTTATGAGAACACGCTGCAGGTTCTAGCAGAGGCCAAGCTGGATTACGCTG TTTTTTCCTGTGATTTCCACTCAGCGTCCCGGCACATGCTGGATTTCCCTCAGTACGTCTCCCCGTGTAAAGACGTGCGATCTGCGAGCACTGAGGCAGACAAACGCCTGTCTGAGTTTGACGTGGAGATGAATATGAGATCAGATGTGTTCCAAAGACTCCTATCACTGCAG GAAAGGTGGTGTAATGATTTATTCCCAGAGTCGAGGAGGTTTGTGGAGCGTCTGATTAAACTGGGTAGAAGAAATGGACTGCATCTGTCTGCTGATGTGCAAGAG GAGATCAAAAAACTTTCTAAAAGAATAAGTGAACTTTCAATAGATTTCAACCGGAATGTTAATGAAGACCACACAGAGCTGATGTTCTCCTCAGAGGAGCTGA GTGGTCTGGCAGAGAGTTACTTAAACAGCTTGGAGAGGACGGAGGACGGGCAGTACAGAGTGACACTGATGTACCCACACTATTTCCCTCTAATGAAGAGGTGTCATGTTCCAGAGACCAGGAGGAAGATGGAGGCAGCTTTTCACAGCAGGTGTAAAGAG GTGAATACAGAAGTCCTTGAACAGCTGATTGAGTTGCGTGCGAAGGTGGCTAAGCTGCTGGGTTTTAGCAGTCATGCTAACTATGTGCTGGAGATGAACATGGCCAAGAACTCCAACACCGTGTCACACTTCCTCG ATGAGTTGTATGAGAAGTTGAAGCCAGTAGGTCAGAAGGAGCGTCAGTACCTCCTCTTACTCAAACAGGCTGAGTGTGAGAGGCGGGGCCTGGACTTTGATGGACAGCTGCATGCATGGGATCTGCCGTACTACATGAATCAGGTGGAGCAGGTGAAGTTTGCGGTGGATAAGGACAAGCTGATCGAGTATTTCCCACTGGAGGTGGTGACTGAGGGTCTGCTGGGGATCTACCAGGATCTCCTGGGGCTTCGCTTCCACCAAGTCCAAAACCCTAACGTGTGGCACGATAGCGTGAAGCTCTACACTGTACTCGACTCCACCTCAGGCGAGGAGATAGGACACTTCTATCTGGACCTCCATCCCAG AGAAGGGAAGTATAGTCACGCAGCGTGTTTTAGTTTGCGGCCCGGGTGTCTCGGTCCTGATGGGAAGCGTGTAGTTCCAGTGGCAGCCATGGTGGCCAACTTCACCAAACCTTCACGTAACTGGCCATCTCTACTGCAGCACCACGAAGTGGAGACCTTCTTTCACGAGTTCGGTCACGTGATGCACGAGTTGTGCTCCAGG actcGCTATGCGGAGTTCAGCGGCACGCTGGTGGAGACGGACTTTGTGGAGGTTCCTTCTCAGATGCTGGAGAACTGGGTGTGGGAGAAGGAGCCACTACGGAGGATGTCTCGCCACTACATTGATGGCAGCTCCATTCCTGACAACCTGCTGGACAAACTTATTGTCTCCAGAGTGGCTAACACTG gtctgATGAACCTCAGACAAATCATGCTCAGTAAATTGGACCAGTCGCTTCACACCAAGTCTTCTGCTGACACAGTGACTGAGTTCTCCAAACACTGTAAGGAGATATTAGGAGTCTCAGCCACTCCAG GGACAAACATGACGGCTAGTTTCTGTCACCTGGCTGGAGGTTATGATGGTCAATATTACAGCTACCTGTGGAGTGAAGTTTACTCCATGGACATGTTCTTTAGCCGCTTCAAACACGAAGGAATCATCAACCCCAAA gtaggtAAGGAGTACAGAAGAAAGGTTCTGGAGGCCGGTGGCTCGGTAGATGGGATGGAGATCTTGGAGAGGTTTCTGGGCCGTGAACCCTGTCAGGATGCATTTTTTCAGTGTAAAGGACTCGCAAATCAGTGTAACATTTACACTTGA
- the nln gene encoding neurolysin, mitochondrial isoform X3, with translation MMFLRMCVSRTGTRYGVFGIHSRLRMTLLNALDISAKSCSGFCENRSELRWDLSPEQIGQRTERLIRRISHAYDSVAAVDVEKVCYENTLQVLAEAKLDYAASRHMLDFPQYVSPCKDVRSASTEADKRLSEFDVEMNMRSDVFQRLLSLQERWCNDLFPESRRFVERLIKLGRRNGLHLSADVQEEIKKLSKRISELSIDFNRNVNEDHTELMFSSEELSGLAESYLNSLERTEDGQYRVTLMYPHYFPLMKRCHVPETRRKMEAAFHSRCKEVNTEVLEQLIELRAKVAKLLGFSSHANYVLEMNMAKNSNTVSHFLDELYEKLKPVGQKERQYLLLLKQAECERRGLDFDGQLHAWDLPYYMNQVEQVKFAVDKDKLIEYFPLEVVTEGLLGIYQDLLGLRFHQVQNPNVWHDSVKLYTVLDSTSGEEIGHFYLDLHPREGKYSHAACFSLRPGCLGPDGKRVVPVAAMVANFTKPSRNWPSLLQHHEVETFFHEFGHVMHELCSRTRYAEFSGTLVETDFVEVPSQMLENWVWEKEPLRRMSRHYIDGSSIPDNLLDKLIVSRVANTGLMNLRQIMLSKLDQSLHTKSSADTVTEFSKHCKEILGVSATPGTNMTASFCHLAGGYDGQYYSYLWSEVYSMDMFFSRFKHEGIINPKVGKEYRRKVLEAGGSVDGMEILERFLGREPCQDAFFQCKGLANQCNIYT, from the exons ATGATGTTCctcagaatgtgtgtgagcagaACCGGGACCAGGTACGG ggTGTTTGGTATCCACTCAAGGCTCAGAATGACTCTGCTAAATGCTCTGGATATTTCAGCTAAAAGCTGTTCAGGTTTCTGTGAGAACCGGAGCGAGCTGAGGTGGGACCTGAGTCCTGAGCAGATTGGGCAGCGGACAGAGAGGCTGATACGGAGGATATCACATGCGTACGACTCGGTGGCTGCAGTGGACGTGGAGAAGGTGTGTTATGAGAACACGCTGCAGGTTCTAGCAGAGGCCAAGCTGGATTACGCTG CGTCCCGGCACATGCTGGATTTCCCTCAGTACGTCTCCCCGTGTAAAGACGTGCGATCTGCGAGCACTGAGGCAGACAAACGCCTGTCTGAGTTTGACGTGGAGATGAATATGAGATCAGATGTGTTCCAAAGACTCCTATCACTGCAG GAAAGGTGGTGTAATGATTTATTCCCAGAGTCGAGGAGGTTTGTGGAGCGTCTGATTAAACTGGGTAGAAGAAATGGACTGCATCTGTCTGCTGATGTGCAAGAG GAGATCAAAAAACTTTCTAAAAGAATAAGTGAACTTTCAATAGATTTCAACCGGAATGTTAATGAAGACCACACAGAGCTGATGTTCTCCTCAGAGGAGCTGA GTGGTCTGGCAGAGAGTTACTTAAACAGCTTGGAGAGGACGGAGGACGGGCAGTACAGAGTGACACTGATGTACCCACACTATTTCCCTCTAATGAAGAGGTGTCATGTTCCAGAGACCAGGAGGAAGATGGAGGCAGCTTTTCACAGCAGGTGTAAAGAG GTGAATACAGAAGTCCTTGAACAGCTGATTGAGTTGCGTGCGAAGGTGGCTAAGCTGCTGGGTTTTAGCAGTCATGCTAACTATGTGCTGGAGATGAACATGGCCAAGAACTCCAACACCGTGTCACACTTCCTCG ATGAGTTGTATGAGAAGTTGAAGCCAGTAGGTCAGAAGGAGCGTCAGTACCTCCTCTTACTCAAACAGGCTGAGTGTGAGAGGCGGGGCCTGGACTTTGATGGACAGCTGCATGCATGGGATCTGCCGTACTACATGAATCAGGTGGAGCAGGTGAAGTTTGCGGTGGATAAGGACAAGCTGATCGAGTATTTCCCACTGGAGGTGGTGACTGAGGGTCTGCTGGGGATCTACCAGGATCTCCTGGGGCTTCGCTTCCACCAAGTCCAAAACCCTAACGTGTGGCACGATAGCGTGAAGCTCTACACTGTACTCGACTCCACCTCAGGCGAGGAGATAGGACACTTCTATCTGGACCTCCATCCCAG AGAAGGGAAGTATAGTCACGCAGCGTGTTTTAGTTTGCGGCCCGGGTGTCTCGGTCCTGATGGGAAGCGTGTAGTTCCAGTGGCAGCCATGGTGGCCAACTTCACCAAACCTTCACGTAACTGGCCATCTCTACTGCAGCACCACGAAGTGGAGACCTTCTTTCACGAGTTCGGTCACGTGATGCACGAGTTGTGCTCCAGG actcGCTATGCGGAGTTCAGCGGCACGCTGGTGGAGACGGACTTTGTGGAGGTTCCTTCTCAGATGCTGGAGAACTGGGTGTGGGAGAAGGAGCCACTACGGAGGATGTCTCGCCACTACATTGATGGCAGCTCCATTCCTGACAACCTGCTGGACAAACTTATTGTCTCCAGAGTGGCTAACACTG gtctgATGAACCTCAGACAAATCATGCTCAGTAAATTGGACCAGTCGCTTCACACCAAGTCTTCTGCTGACACAGTGACTGAGTTCTCCAAACACTGTAAGGAGATATTAGGAGTCTCAGCCACTCCAG GGACAAACATGACGGCTAGTTTCTGTCACCTGGCTGGAGGTTATGATGGTCAATATTACAGCTACCTGTGGAGTGAAGTTTACTCCATGGACATGTTCTTTAGCCGCTTCAAACACGAAGGAATCATCAACCCCAAA gtaggtAAGGAGTACAGAAGAAAGGTTCTGGAGGCCGGTGGCTCGGTAGATGGGATGGAGATCTTGGAGAGGTTTCTGGGCCGTGAACCCTGTCAGGATGCATTTTTTCAGTGTAAAGGACTCGCAAATCAGTGTAACATTTACACTTGA